From Saimiri boliviensis isolate mSaiBol1 chromosome 20, mSaiBol1.pri, whole genome shotgun sequence:
CAATTATCATTCACTCCTCCCTGAAGTACTTGCTTCCTTTGGCTTCAGGAATACTGTACTCTCCTGGTATTATTTTTAACCTCCAAATATTCCAGCGTCCAAGTGATTCCTTTCAGTTCTTCAGCTTTAAATAAAACCCACATGCTGCTGACTCCCAAATGCCTGTCTGTAGCTCTGACCTTCCCCAGATCTCCAGAATGATAAATACAACCTAGTATTTCAATATCTTCCTGCAATTCTATTAGGGCATCTCAGCCATCACAAACACACCGGAAACAGAATGCTCCCTCAGACTCGCCCCTTTCCTGGTCTTCCTCTTCTTGGTGACTGCTGCCAGCACTCAGACTTCTGACTGGAAACCTAGGCATGATCACTAACTTTCCTGTTTCCCTCTCAGCATCCTGGGAGTCCTGAGTCTTATTATTCTTGGTCCCGAGAGCTCTTCCTTCACAATACAGCCTGGTGTAGTCACCTGTACCTCCAGCGCTTTCTCACCTGAGGAGCTGCGGTAGCTTCTTCAGTagcctctcccctccctgcttccACTGCTGCCCCAGGATAGTCGGTCTACACAGCAGCCAACTCAGAAATGAACACATAATTCCCTAGTAGCTTCTTTTAAGGCTTATAGCAAATTCCATAGTACTTACCACAACCTGGGCCCTAGAGCATTTGTccccacctttttcttttctcttttctttttttttttttgagacgcagtctccctcttttgcccaggctggagtgcagtgttgtgatcttggcttactgccacctccgcctcctgggttcaagcaattctttacctaagcctcatgagtagctgggattacaggagcccaccaccacacccagctgatttttgtatatttaatagagacggggtttcaccatgttggccagactggtcttgaactcctgacctcaggtgatccacctgccttggcctcccaaagtgctgggattacaggcatgagccacggtgcccggccctGCCTGActcatattttatcatttcacCGTTTTCCCTCCTCTTACTTTACGCCATCCAGTCTCTCTGCTATTCCTTAGTCAACCATGCTTTTGTGTTTGCTGGTTCGTTTGCCCAGGGAGCTCTTGAGCACTTTGTTCAGATATCCATATGACTTTTCTGCATGTACTTGTTATTTGTCCCTTCATCCCCCTTCCTTCCctagcacacacacatgcacacccatgtGCACACTCCAAGGTATAAGCTCCTTGAAGGCTGGAAACCTGTCTTATTCAATACATTATCTGCATTCCTCAGAACACTACCTGGCCCTTGGTAAGCACTTAATATTTGTGAATGGAAGGGATGTCTCCAGCATATGTAAAGATAAACAAGGAAAAATCGTGGAGTGCTCCTGAAGCTGCATGTAGTTCAGCATACCTAGCAAGAAGCCAGGAGAGGGGGGTGAGGACAGGTGGACAAAGGTCAGATTAGATAGTACTGTATTCACCATGTTAAAAGGACTCTGGTCTTCAGATGTGAATCATTGAAAATCTGTTGGAGCACTTTAAGGAAGTTTGCAACATAGTAAAATACTGATCTTAGAAAGATTGGTCGGGCATGGTGTcttacccctgtaatctcagcactttagaaggccaaggtgagtgtattacgaggtcaggagttcaagaccagcctgaccaacatggtgaaactttgtctgtactaaaaatacaaaaattaacctggcatggtggcacatgcatattatcccagcaactcaggaagctaaaacaggagaattgcttgaacctgggaggtggaggttgcagtgagtgaatatcatgccgcactccagcctgggcagcagagcgagactctatctaaaaaaaaaagattattctggCTGCAGCGTGGAGACTGAATTGGTAGAGGACAAAACTAGTTAGGAGATTACAGTAGAAGTAGTAATTCGTGGCAAACAAAATACCACTTAATTACCTGATCCCCATGCTCAGGGCTCTAGCAAAGGTGAGGGGCCTTTCTTTACACTAGGCCTAAGACAGGTTTGTATCGTTGCCTTACAAGCTATAATCCAAGTTGCAGAATCTTGCTTCCTTCTTCCCAGCACATGTATTAAACCTAGAAACAATGGCTGATATACACAGGGAAAAGCACTTCATTTTGCCACTGCCCCCTCCATATATTTGGCCCAAATATGTATTACAATTTGATCACTTAATTTAGCAATGGAAAAGGAACCAGGAAGGTGTTAAGCATAAAGTTAAGAAACTCTGCTTTCCCTTACAGTAAATAGTATAAAGATACGGGGCATGTAAAATTAGTCAAGGAGGATATGTggagtggaaaaaaaagaaaccaaacccTAGGGAATAccattatttaaagaaagaatggaagaagaGTTATCCATGAAGGGAACTAGTAAGTGAACATTAATAAGAAAAGGGGAAAGCAgaatgtattatgtttattaagCAGAAGTAAGTTGCACAGAGGTGTGAAAGTGACTGTCAAATAGGAATCACAAATACAGTGAGATACAAATGGTCCTTTTAAACAGTTACCTCTACCCCAGGAGAAAATGCCAGGACTATGCGTAACCATTCCCCTGACAGAATTTAGCATTTACTGAATTGTGTTCTTACCCAATTATAGTATTTCTTCAGTTCTTTACTTTTCCACGTTAACCTTGCTTTATCTTATATATTCATACCTGTCTTATTTGTTGATCTTTGACTCTTTTTCAGCCCTCCCATGTAGCCTCTCTTGCTTGATGCATTAATAGTCTGCCTTCCTGGCTTGCAATTCTTGGCTCTAGGCCTACCTTGTGGTACCTCTTGTTGATTAATTCAATAACAGGTTCCTCCTATTTGAACTGGCCCTGGAACCTGTCCAATCTctgaaatgtgtatgtgtatatatgcatatttgtatatatatatgaaatacataagAATATTTGACATTGTTTAAGTTTAGGAATGTATAAGTAATTAGGGCATATTAACAAAACATACAacttatatatataattggaGTGCTGTCAAGAGGATCTGTAGGAAAATAGGGCATGCTGCTGATGTTAGAAAAGGAAAgtgagatatatacatacatagaaagaTATATAACTAcagtatacatgtgtatatactaCAAAATTAATACATATGTTTAATACTCTGGTAAGTGCTATCATAAGGAGAATGAACTGTGGCTGCTCAGGGTCAAAGGATTGAAAGAGTCCGTTTTTGAACTGAATCTGAACGATATAAAGGAATTTAACATGGGTGAAGGGACTTTCCAGATTAAGAATAATTACacaaaggctgggcgtggtggctcacccctgtaatcccagcactttgggaagccaaggcaggtgaattgcttgaggcccagagttcaagaccagcctgtccaacatgatgaaaccccatctctactaaaaatacaaaaattagccaggcatgatggtgggtgcctgtaatcccagttactcaggaggctgaggcacgagagtctcttaaacctgggagacagaggttgcagtgagccaggattgcgttactgcactccagcctggacaacagagtgaggctgtctcaaaaaaaaaaaaaaaaaaaaaaaaaaattaggattccATCATGGGTTTCGCATCTTGACACCAGCCTTCCTTTCTCAACTCATGCTCCCCTTATAAcccttttctctgttcttcataAGCCAATTCTTCTggtcacttttattttctcaccCCCTTTAGATGGGTTTGCTTTATTCTTTCCTCACCCTAGTACTTAAATTGCTGTCAATTTAAGTACACATTTAATCTCGGTAGTCAGATGCTATGATATCACATGAAACATCTTCTTTGTTTCCCTCCAGGATTGAAGAGCATTCATAAAACCACAAAGTCAACACAAACACAAGACTGTTCATTTCAGGGACTGATACTGAAAAGATCCAACAGGAATGGACCTTGGAATTTAAAATTGGAAAAGCCTTACATATATGAAagcagattagagaaaaaggacaaaaaggaaaGTTTTCAGGTAGTTTCAACCACCCACAAAAAAATCCCCACTAGAGAAAGAAGCCATAAAAATAGTGAATTGAGCCAAAACTTCAGCCCAAAGTCAGTGCTTATTAGGCCACAGATACTTCCCAGAGAAGAAACACCACCAAGATGTGAAATACAAGGAAACAGCTTCAAACAGAATTCAGATTTACTTAATCAACCAAAAATTACAGCAGATAAACGCTATAAATGTAGTATGTGTGAAAAAACCTTCATTAACACCTCATCCCTTCGTAAACATGAGAAAAACCATAGTggagagaaattatttaaatgtaaagaatgttCAAAAGCCTTTAGCCAAAGTTCAGCTCTTATTCAACATCAAATAAcgcatactggagagaaaccctacatatgtaaagaatgtgggaaagcctttactCTCAGTACATCCCTTTATAAACATCTAAGAACACATACTGTAGAGAAATCCTATAGATGTAAAGAATGTGGTAAATCCTTCAGCCGAAGGTCAGGACTTTTTATACATCAAAAAATTCATGCTGAAGAAAACCCTTATAAATATAATCCAGGTAGGAAGGCATCTAATTGCAACACATCTCTTTCTGGATGTCAAAGAATTCATTCTAGAAAGAAGTCCTACTtatgtaatgaatgtggcaacACCTTCAAGTCTAGCTCATCCCTTCGTTATCATCAGAGAATTCACACCGGAGAGAAACCTTTTAAATGTAGTGAATGTGGGAGAGCCTTCAGTCAGAGTGCATCTCTTATTCAACATgaaagaattcacactggagaaaagccCTATAGatgcaatgaatgtgggaaagGCTTCACTTCTATTTCACGACTTAATAGACACCgaataattcatactggagagaagtTTTATAATTGTAACGAATGTGGTAAAGCCTTAAGTTCCCACTCAACGCTTATTATTCATGAgcgaattcatactggagagaaaccatgTAAATGTAAAgtatgtggaaaagccttcagaCAGAGTTCAGCGCTCATTCAACATCAGCGAATGCATACTGGAGAAAGACCCTATAAATGTAATGAGTGTGGGAAAACATTCAGGTGTAACTCATCCCTTAGTAATCACCAGAGAATTCATACCGGAGAGAAACCATATCGATGTGAGGAATGTGGCATGTCTTTTGGCCAAAGTTCAGCTCTTATTCAGCATCGAAGGATTCATACAGGAGAAAAACCCTTTAAATGTAATACATGTGGGAAAACTTTTAGACAAAGCTCATCACGTATTgcacatcagagaattcatactggagagaaaccctatgaatgtaataCATGTGGGAAACTTTTCAACCATAGGTCATCTCTTACTAATCATTACAAAATTCATATAGAAGAGGACCCCTAGAGAGTAGATTTGTATGTGAAAGCCTTAAACCAAAGCTCATCAGAGAATACATCCTTGAGAGTGATGTAATAAATGTAATGGATATGAAAAAAACCTATAGT
This genomic window contains:
- the ZNF354A gene encoding zinc finger protein 354A isoform X1 → MVPWREAENRVGKGLRGRRSSRARRAGARTGQVPTRGRCPHGAGALALPRSPERRSGCWRCHLAPRASAARGGPWSWGAQRAAAAAAGPASGPEAQSPRDPGLDGRPALLLRGLRAPPSADAGWDFGAEGSRAGKQKGLPPGFLSLLRSAFWRLHRPQGRAQEEDMAAGQRAARPQVSLTFEDVAVLFTRDEWKKLAPSQRNLYRDVMLENYRNLVSLGLPFTKPKVISLLQQGEDPWKVEKDGSGGPCPGLKSIHKTTKSTQTQDCSFQGLILKRSNRNGPWNLKLEKPYIYESRLEKKDKKESFQVVSTTHKKIPTRERSHKNSELSQNFSPKSVLIRPQILPREETPPRCEIQGNSFKQNSDLLNQPKITADKRYKCSMCEKTFINTSSLRKHEKNHSGEKLFKCKECSKAFSQSSALIQHQITHTGEKPYICKECGKAFTLSTSLYKHLRTHTVEKSYRCKECGKSFSRRSGLFIHQKIHAEENPYKYNPGRKASNCNTSLSGCQRIHSRKKSYLCNECGNTFKSSSSLRYHQRIHTGEKPFKCSECGRAFSQSASLIQHERIHTGEKPYRCNECGKGFTSISRLNRHRIIHTGEKFYNCNECGKALSSHSTLIIHERIHTGEKPCKCKVCGKAFRQSSALIQHQRMHTGERPYKCNECGKTFRCNSSLSNHQRIHTGEKPYRCEECGMSFGQSSALIQHRRIHTGEKPFKCNTCGKTFRQSSSRIAHQRIHTGEKPYECNTCGKLFNHRSSLTNHYKIHIEEDP
- the ZNF354A gene encoding zinc finger protein 354A isoform X2, coding for MAAGQRAARPQVSLTFEDVAVLFTRDEWKKLAPSQRNLYRDVMLENYRNLVSLGLPFTKPKVISLLQQGEDPWKVEKDGSGGPCPGLKSIHKTTKSTQTQDCSFQGLILKRSNRNGPWNLKLEKPYIYESRLEKKDKKESFQVVSTTHKKIPTRERSHKNSELSQNFSPKSVLIRPQILPREETPPRCEIQGNSFKQNSDLLNQPKITADKRYKCSMCEKTFINTSSLRKHEKNHSGEKLFKCKECSKAFSQSSALIQHQITHTGEKPYICKECGKAFTLSTSLYKHLRTHTVEKSYRCKECGKSFSRRSGLFIHQKIHAEENPYKYNPGRKASNCNTSLSGCQRIHSRKKSYLCNECGNTFKSSSSLRYHQRIHTGEKPFKCSECGRAFSQSASLIQHERIHTGEKPYRCNECGKGFTSISRLNRHRIIHTGEKFYNCNECGKALSSHSTLIIHERIHTGEKPCKCKVCGKAFRQSSALIQHQRMHTGERPYKCNECGKTFRCNSSLSNHQRIHTGEKPYRCEECGMSFGQSSALIQHRRIHTGEKPFKCNTCGKTFRQSSSRIAHQRIHTGEKPYECNTCGKLFNHRSSLTNHYKIHIEEDP
- the ZNF354A gene encoding zinc finger protein 354A isoform X3 is translated as MLENYRNLVSLGLPFTKPKVISLLQQGEDPWKVEKDGSGGPCPGLKSIHKTTKSTQTQDCSFQGLILKRSNRNGPWNLKLEKPYIYESRLEKKDKKESFQVVSTTHKKIPTRERSHKNSELSQNFSPKSVLIRPQILPREETPPRCEIQGNSFKQNSDLLNQPKITADKRYKCSMCEKTFINTSSLRKHEKNHSGEKLFKCKECSKAFSQSSALIQHQITHTGEKPYICKECGKAFTLSTSLYKHLRTHTVEKSYRCKECGKSFSRRSGLFIHQKIHAEENPYKYNPGRKASNCNTSLSGCQRIHSRKKSYLCNECGNTFKSSSSLRYHQRIHTGEKPFKCSECGRAFSQSASLIQHERIHTGEKPYRCNECGKGFTSISRLNRHRIIHTGEKFYNCNECGKALSSHSTLIIHERIHTGEKPCKCKVCGKAFRQSSALIQHQRMHTGERPYKCNECGKTFRCNSSLSNHQRIHTGEKPYRCEECGMSFGQSSALIQHRRIHTGEKPFKCNTCGKTFRQSSSRIAHQRIHTGEKPYECNTCGKLFNHRSSLTNHYKIHIEEDP